GCCTCTTATCTCTGGGCGGGTCTAGCTCTGCTATCAGCTCCAAGCCCCGTTACCCCGCGATCGAGCCCGCCATGAAACCTAGTAGCCCCAGTAGCATCGCTAGGAGTATGTTTCTCTTGTGGACGTATATCATTTCCCTGGAGTGGTTCCTGGCTAGCCGTAGCGCTTCATAGATTAGTATCGCGTCTACAACCGCCACGAAGATGGTGTAGGCGAGGGGGTGGACTGCATGCCAGTATACCGGGAGAGGGCTTAGCAGTACCGCCGCCAGGTAAAGTGCTCCTGCTATGATCGAAGAGGGACCCTCTCCGAGTATTATCGGGAGGGTGCGCGCTCCGGCCCTCCTATCACCCTCTACATCGGCTATGTCCTTTGCTATCTCCCTCCCGAGTACTGTTAGGAACACCATGACCCAGAACACTGTTATAGTCGGTGTCCAAACGCCAGCGACCGCCATGGCGTATGGGAAGGGAAGAGACGTGGAGAAGGCGACCATCAGGTTGCCTGGAAATCCGCTCCTCTTACCCCAGACGTCGTATACGCTGCCGACAAGCCACCCCAATACCGCCACCACCAGGGGCCACGGGCCCAGCAATAGTGAGGCCGTTATGCCTGCGGTGCTCGTCGCTAGATAGCATAGCCACGCGGTCCTCGCGCTTATGGTGCCGGCCACCAGGGGCCTATTGGGCTGGTTTACACGGTCGATCTCCACATCTACTATATCGTTGAGGACCATGGAGCTAGCGGAGACGCAGCAACCTGTTATGTAGGCTAGAGCCAGTGCCTTAACGCCTAGTCCCAGCAAGTCGCCTCTAGTTACAATCGCTAGGCCCACGAGTACCGCTAAGCCCACCATGAGGCTATTGGCTATCCTCACCAGCCTTAAGCACTCTTTGATACGGTTCAATCCTGCCCAGCCACTTTAATGCAAGGGATCCAGCCTAGGGTAAAATTATAGGATAGCAGTCCACATCGTGACGGTGGGGTACTGGGCTTGGAGGAGAGGCACTGGTTCGACGAGCTGGTTGAGAGGATCGAGGAAGCCCTCAAGGAACGCTACGCTAGGAAGGGCATCATAACCATAAACGGGGGGTTGAGCGTATCCGGGCTCCAGCACATCGGGAGGCTCCGCGGCGAGATCCTGTTAGGTGAAGCCCTAAGGAGGGAGCTAGAGAAGAGAGGCTACAGGGTTAGACAACTCCTAACTCTCTATACCGTGGATCCGTGGAAGGGGAAGGAGGGTCAAAGGAGGCAGTTCCCGGATCCAGAGGAGGCCAGGAGGTATGTGGGCTGGCCCCTTGAAGACGTGCCAGACCCTAAGGGATGCCACAGGAACTGGATCGACCACTTCTGGAGCGACTTCGGCCCCTATATAGGCGAATTCACTGATGGCAGGATAGAGATCGTAACCACTGGAGACCTGTACAGGGGTCCCTTCAGGAAGCTGATACTTGAGGAAGTTCTACCCAAGAGGGAGCTTGTGAGAGACGTAATCAACAAGTACCGGGGCAGGAAGCCTTACCCCGAAGACTGGATCCCCGTGGAACCCAGGTGTGGCTCCTGTGGCAGGATCGATTCTACCAAGGCCTTAAGCGTCCGCGATGACGGGAGGGTAGAGTACGTCTGCAAGTACTGCGGCTATAAGGGCGTAGCCGATGTCAGCGAATCGAAGCTTAACTGGAGGATTGAGTGGGCGGGCGTGTGGAAGGTCCTCTCAGTGGATTTCGAGCCCTACGGTAAGGACCATGCGACCCCAGGCGGTAGCAGGGATAGCTGTGTCGAGATATCCCGGGTAGTATTCGATTACGAGCCCCCACTGGGCGAGTGGTACGAGTGGGTGGGTCTGCGTGTTGGCGGTAAGGAGACCGACATGTCTAGTAGCGGCTTCACCGGCATCACGCCTAGGGAATGGCTTGAGGTCGCCCACCCCCAGATACTCCGGTTCCTATACTTCCTAGTGCCTCCGAGGAGGAAGATCGTAGTGGATCCCGGCCAGATACCACAGTACTATGAGCAATACTATCGAGCCGAGAGAATATACTTCGGCGTGGAGGACGGCGAGGACGACGCTTACCTGAAGAGGACATACGAGTTAAGCCATCCCGGGAAGATACCCGATAGGCTACCAGCCCAGGTGCCCTATACCCATGCAGCCATCCTAGCCCAGCTAGTACCCCGGGAGAAGGTCGAC
This window of the Candidatus Thermodiscus eudorianus genome carries:
- the lysS gene encoding lysine--tRNA ligase; this encodes MEERHWFDELVERIEEALKERYARKGIITINGGLSVSGLQHIGRLRGEILLGEALRRELEKRGYRVRQLLTLYTVDPWKGKEGQRRQFPDPEEARRYVGWPLEDVPDPKGCHRNWIDHFWSDFGPYIGEFTDGRIEIVTTGDLYRGPFRKLILEEVLPKRELVRDVINKYRGRKPYPEDWIPVEPRCGSCGRIDSTKALSVRDDGRVEYVCKYCGYKGVADVSESKLNWRIEWAGVWKVLSVDFEPYGKDHATPGGSRDSCVEISRVVFDYEPPLGEWYEWVGLRVGGKETDMSSSGFTGITPREWLEVAHPQILRFLYFLVPPRRKIVVDPGQIPQYYEQYYRAERIYFGVEDGEDDAYLKRTYELSHPGKIPDRLPAQVPYTHAAILAQLVPREKVDEALARLRRTGHLPMDADEYSIEWIKGLLEKARRWVELYAPSSLRVKILDKLDEAVAASLKYKAIFSRLADRLETLEEWREDKIKEAMIEATTGLSGRERREFYREFYRVFVGEDRGPRAAPLLSLLPKEFVLERLREAAGLSD
- a CDS encoding geranylgeranylglycerol-phosphate geranylgeranyltransferase, with protein sequence MNRIKECLRLVRIANSLMVGLAVLVGLAIVTRGDLLGLGVKALALAYITGCCVSASSMVLNDIVDVEIDRVNQPNRPLVAGTISARTAWLCYLATSTAGITASLLLGPWPLVVAVLGWLVGSVYDVWGKRSGFPGNLMVAFSTSLPFPYAMAVAGVWTPTITVFWVMVFLTVLGREIAKDIADVEGDRRAGARTLPIILGEGPSSIIAGALYLAAVLLSPLPVYWHAVHPLAYTIFVAVVDAILIYEALRLARNHSREMIYVHKRNILLAMLLGLLGFMAGSIAG